In a single window of the Micromonospora sp. WMMD1155 genome:
- a CDS encoding EboA domain-containing protein: MTPDSLRAALRGVPDPDWLDTALRRVAAEPTEITRLFPAVGRRCGRGALPDAPGWTADDAARVLLLTALPRDHAGYAESLYQHGDAAERRAVLRALPLLPIDDAAVPLLHDAIRTNDTRLVAAALGPYARHLDPAAWRQAVLKCVFSGVPLAAVADLDARADGELAAMLAALAAERHAAGRDLPADATDLLDRLTAALPREA; the protein is encoded by the coding sequence ATGACACCGGATTCACTGCGGGCCGCGCTGCGAGGCGTACCCGATCCCGACTGGTTGGACACGGCGCTGCGCCGGGTCGCGGCCGAGCCCACCGAGATCACCCGGCTCTTCCCCGCCGTGGGTCGGCGCTGCGGTCGAGGCGCGCTACCCGACGCGCCCGGCTGGACCGCCGATGACGCGGCCCGGGTGCTGCTGCTCACCGCGCTGCCGCGCGACCACGCCGGGTACGCCGAGAGCCTCTACCAGCACGGTGACGCGGCCGAACGGCGAGCGGTGCTGCGGGCGTTACCGCTGCTGCCGATCGACGACGCCGCCGTGCCGCTGCTGCACGACGCGATCCGCACCAACGACACCCGCCTGGTCGCCGCCGCGCTCGGCCCGTACGCCCGGCACCTCGACCCGGCCGCCTGGCGGCAGGCGGTGCTCAAGTGCGTGTTCAGCGGTGTTCCCCTGGCCGCGGTCGCCGACCTGGACGCGCGGGCCGACGGGGAGTTGGCCGCCATGCTGGCCGCGCTCGCCGCCGAACGACACGCCGCCGGTCGGGACCTGCCCGCCGACGCCACCGATCTGCTCGACCGGCTCACCGCCGCACTGCCCCGGGAGGCGTGA
- a CDS encoding nucleotide pyrophosphatase/phosphodiesterase family protein, translated as MSRRLVVLDVVGLTPRLLAHMPRLRGVADGGFRAELGTVLPAVTCSVQSTFLTGEPPSGHGIVGNGWYFRELGEVLLWRQHNALVGGEKLWQAARRAEPGYTVANVCWWYAMGADVDWTVTPRPVYYADGRKEPDCYTDPPELHDALTGRLGTFPLFTYWGPTAGLPSSKWICQAAEQILADVSPDLTLVYVPHLDYDLQRFGPSSAQAAAAAAELDAVLGPLLDAARARDATVVVLSEYGITDVSRPVDVNRLLRSEGLLRVHTQAGMEYLDPWTSKAFAVADHQVAHVYVKDPADVPAVAKLCANLPGVAEVLDADGKAAHGLGHPRAGELVLVAEPDAWFTYYYWLDDDRAPDFARLVEIHRKPGYDPAELFFDPANPGAAKARAGVALARKKLGMRYLMSAVGLDAGARAVRGSHGRLPDDPADAPVLLCSDPTAARDRIAATEVKGLLLELAGLGVDGTSGSGKRT; from the coding sequence ATGAGCCGCCGACTGGTGGTGCTCGACGTGGTGGGGCTGACCCCCCGCCTGCTGGCGCACATGCCCCGACTGCGGGGGGTCGCCGACGGCGGCTTCCGGGCCGAGCTGGGCACCGTGCTGCCCGCGGTGACCTGCTCGGTGCAGTCGACCTTCCTCACCGGCGAACCGCCCAGCGGGCACGGGATCGTCGGCAACGGGTGGTATTTCCGGGAGTTGGGTGAGGTGCTGCTGTGGCGGCAGCACAACGCGCTGGTCGGCGGGGAGAAGCTCTGGCAGGCGGCCCGTCGGGCCGAGCCCGGCTACACCGTCGCCAACGTCTGCTGGTGGTACGCCATGGGCGCGGACGTCGACTGGACGGTCACCCCGCGTCCGGTGTACTACGCCGACGGGCGCAAGGAACCCGACTGCTACACCGACCCGCCGGAGCTGCACGACGCGCTCACCGGCCGGCTGGGCACCTTCCCGCTGTTCACCTACTGGGGGCCGACGGCGGGCCTGCCGTCGTCGAAGTGGATCTGCCAGGCGGCCGAGCAGATCCTGGCCGACGTGTCACCCGACCTGACCCTGGTCTACGTGCCCCACCTGGACTACGACCTGCAACGGTTCGGCCCGTCGTCGGCCCAGGCCGCCGCCGCGGCGGCCGAGCTGGACGCGGTGCTCGGCCCACTGCTGGACGCCGCTCGGGCCCGGGACGCGACAGTGGTGGTGCTGTCCGAGTACGGCATCACCGACGTGTCCCGACCGGTGGACGTCAACCGGTTGCTGCGCAGCGAGGGACTGCTGCGGGTGCACACCCAGGCGGGCATGGAGTACCTCGACCCGTGGACGTCGAAGGCGTTCGCGGTCGCCGACCACCAGGTCGCCCACGTCTACGTCAAGGACCCGGCCGACGTGCCGGCGGTGGCGAAGCTCTGCGCCAACCTGCCCGGGGTGGCCGAGGTGCTCGACGCCGACGGCAAGGCCGCGCACGGGCTGGGCCATCCGCGTGCGGGTGAGTTGGTGCTGGTGGCCGAGCCGGACGCCTGGTTCACGTACTACTACTGGCTGGACGACGACCGGGCACCGGACTTCGCCCGGCTCGTGGAAATTCATCGGAAGCCCGGTTACGACCCGGCGGAGCTGTTCTTCGACCCGGCCAACCCCGGTGCCGCGAAGGCTCGCGCCGGGGTGGCGCTGGCCCGCAAGAAGCTCGGCATGCGCTACCTGATGAGCGCGGTCGGCCTGGACGCCGGTGCGCGGGCGGTACGCGGCTCGCACGGGCGGCTGCCGGACGACCCGGCGGACGCCCCGGTGCTGCTCTGCTCCGACCCGACGGCGGCCCGGGACCGGATCGCGGCCACCGAGGTCAAGGGGCTGCTGCTGGAGCTGGCCGGATTAGGCGTTGACGGCACGAGCGGTTCGGGGAAGCGGACATGA
- a CDS encoding sugar phosphate isomerase/epimerase family protein — translation MTVPQARPAPSAAGATPPGLPAGDATTLRLGYGTNGFNNHRLDDALAVIADLGYVGVALTLDHDYLDPFAPGLPRRVAAVSRRLHELGLAVVIETGARYLLDPWHKHAPTLLHDDPTRRIEFLRRAVRIGADLGAEAVSFWAGVRPESVSPQCAWDRLVAGCATVVDAADTAGVTLGFEPEPGMLVQDIADWRRLRAALGDPARFGITLDIGHCRCLEPWPVPQCVSEVAAHLVNVQIDDMRRGVHEHLEFGVGEIDFPPVLAALAAAGYRGLVAVELPRDSHAAPAVAARSIEFLRAAAATAAAVRTEDEVPTGTPGVPA, via the coding sequence ATGACGGTTCCCCAGGCCCGGCCCGCCCCGTCGGCCGCGGGCGCCACCCCGCCGGGCCTGCCGGCCGGGGATGCCACCACGCTGCGGCTCGGGTACGGGACGAACGGCTTCAACAACCACCGCCTCGACGACGCGCTCGCCGTCATCGCCGATCTCGGCTACGTCGGGGTGGCGCTCACCCTGGACCACGACTACCTGGACCCGTTCGCGCCCGGCCTCCCCCGTCGGGTCGCCGCCGTCAGCCGCCGGTTGCACGAGCTGGGGCTCGCGGTGGTGATCGAGACCGGCGCCCGGTACCTGCTCGACCCGTGGCACAAGCACGCGCCGACGTTGCTGCACGACGACCCGACCCGGCGGATCGAGTTCCTGCGCCGGGCCGTCCGGATCGGCGCGGACCTGGGCGCCGAGGCGGTGTCCTTCTGGGCCGGTGTCCGGCCCGAGTCGGTGTCCCCGCAGTGCGCCTGGGACCGGCTGGTGGCCGGCTGCGCCACAGTCGTCGACGCGGCCGACACCGCGGGCGTCACCCTCGGCTTCGAGCCGGAGCCGGGCATGCTCGTGCAGGACATCGCCGACTGGCGTCGGCTGCGCGCCGCGCTCGGTGACCCGGCCCGGTTCGGCATCACCCTCGACATCGGCCATTGCCGCTGCCTGGAGCCGTGGCCGGTGCCGCAGTGCGTCAGCGAGGTGGCCGCCCACCTGGTCAACGTGCAGATCGACGACATGCGTCGGGGCGTGCACGAACACCTGGAATTCGGCGTCGGTGAGATCGACTTTCCGCCGGTGCTGGCGGCCCTGGCGGCGGCCGGCTATCGCGGGCTGGTCGCGGTGGAACTACCCCGCGACTCGCATGCCGCCCCCGCCGTGGCCGCCCGGTCGATCGAGTTCCTGCGAGCCGCCGCCGCGACCGCGGCGGCCGTGCGCACTGAGGACGAGGTGCCCACAGGCACACCTGGGGTGCCGGCGTAG
- a CDS encoding SCO3242 family prenyltransferase, which produces MTTLADLAELVRAPAALSVPGDVVAGAAAAGALGPRTPALAGASVLLYWAGMAANDWADRGLDAEERPERPIPSGRVTPAAAVGLAAGLTAAGVGLAAAVGGRRAAALAVPLAATIWGYDLLAKNTAAGPAVMAACRGLDVLLGASGGRLTRALPAAATVAAHTWTVTALSRREVSGAEATLPMRTLAGTAVVAASAAVPATRRAITRRPDDPSAARPERSRAAGVAAVLPAVLAGWYAARYGAAQVEVVRDPSAGRVRAAVGAGITGLPALQGALTARGGAGLLGLVVAAAAPLGRRLARKVSPT; this is translated from the coding sequence ATGACAACGTTGGCTGACCTCGCCGAGTTGGTCCGGGCACCGGCCGCGCTCTCGGTGCCCGGTGACGTGGTCGCCGGAGCGGCGGCGGCCGGGGCGTTGGGTCCGCGTACCCCTGCCCTGGCCGGCGCCTCGGTGCTGCTCTACTGGGCCGGGATGGCCGCCAACGACTGGGCCGACCGCGGCCTGGACGCCGAGGAACGCCCCGAGCGGCCCATCCCCAGCGGGCGGGTCACCCCGGCCGCCGCAGTCGGTCTCGCGGCGGGTCTCACGGCCGCGGGCGTGGGCCTGGCCGCCGCCGTGGGCGGTCGCCGCGCCGCCGCGCTCGCCGTGCCGCTGGCCGCCACCATCTGGGGGTACGACCTGCTGGCCAAGAACACCGCCGCCGGCCCGGCCGTGATGGCCGCCTGTCGAGGGTTGGACGTGCTGCTCGGCGCATCCGGCGGTCGGCTGACCCGGGCGTTACCGGCGGCGGCGACGGTCGCCGCGCACACCTGGACGGTGACCGCGCTGTCCCGCCGCGAGGTCAGTGGAGCCGAGGCCACCCTGCCCATGCGTACCCTCGCGGGCACGGCTGTGGTCGCCGCCAGTGCCGCCGTCCCGGCCACCCGACGCGCGATCACCCGACGACCGGACGACCCGTCCGCCGCGCGCCCCGAGCGGTCCCGGGCGGCCGGTGTCGCGGCCGTGCTGCCCGCGGTGCTGGCCGGGTGGTACGCGGCCCGCTACGGGGCGGCCCAGGTCGAGGTGGTCCGCGACCCGTCGGCCGGTCGGGTCCGCGCCGCCGTCGGCGCGGGCATCACCGGCCTGCCCGCCCTCCAGGGTGCGTTGACCGCTCGGGGTGGAGCCGGCCTGCTCGGGTTGGTCGTCGCGGCGGCCGCGCCGCTGGGCCGACGGTTGGCCCGGAAGGTCTCCCCGACATGA
- a CDS encoding polyprenyl synthetase family protein, giving the protein MTVTVAPTDTSGLRARFDAELAGFLERQGPDWPDGAPRGVFTALQRFVLAGGKRLRPLFCYWGWRGAGAADGTPIVVAAAALELFHAFALIHDDILDGSDRRRGEPSVHRLFADLHARSSWRGDPEAYGRNTALLCGDLCAAWSDQMFHECGLSTEQVHRGYGVFALMRTEVIAGEYLDLVSGVGDGSVASALTVIRMKAARYTVTRPLQIGAALAGAGPELIAALEEFGDPLGDAFQLRDDVLGVFGDPAVTGKSVLDDLREGKPTVMMALARSAADRSQTARLRELFGNPALDADGAAELRGIIETTGARERIEQMIRVRTEAALVALRAAAVADEARSALVALAGQAIDRHA; this is encoded by the coding sequence ATGACGGTCACCGTCGCGCCCACCGACACGAGCGGGTTGCGGGCGCGGTTCGACGCGGAGCTGGCCGGGTTCCTGGAGCGGCAGGGCCCGGACTGGCCCGACGGCGCGCCGCGCGGCGTGTTCACCGCGCTGCAACGGTTCGTGCTCGCCGGTGGAAAGCGATTGCGTCCACTCTTCTGCTACTGGGGCTGGCGGGGCGCGGGCGCGGCCGACGGCACCCCGATCGTGGTGGCCGCGGCGGCCCTGGAGTTGTTCCACGCGTTCGCGCTGATCCACGACGACATCCTGGACGGCAGCGACCGCCGTCGGGGTGAGCCGTCGGTGCACCGCCTCTTCGCCGACCTGCACGCCCGGTCGTCGTGGCGTGGCGACCCGGAGGCGTACGGTCGCAACACCGCGCTGCTCTGCGGGGACCTCTGCGCGGCCTGGTCGGATCAGATGTTCCACGAGTGCGGGTTGAGCACCGAGCAGGTGCACCGGGGGTACGGCGTGTTCGCGCTGATGCGTACCGAGGTGATCGCGGGGGAGTACCTGGACCTGGTCTCGGGCGTGGGTGACGGTTCGGTGGCCAGCGCGCTCACCGTGATCCGGATGAAGGCCGCCCGGTACACGGTCACCCGGCCGTTGCAGATCGGCGCTGCCCTGGCCGGCGCGGGTCCGGAGTTGATCGCCGCGCTGGAGGAGTTCGGTGACCCGCTGGGCGACGCTTTCCAGCTCCGCGACGACGTGTTGGGGGTCTTCGGGGACCCGGCGGTGACCGGCAAGTCCGTCCTGGACGACCTGCGTGAGGGCAAGCCCACGGTGATGATGGCGCTGGCCCGCAGCGCCGCGGACCGGTCACAGACCGCCCGGCTGCGGGAGCTGTTCGGCAATCCGGCGTTGGACGCCGACGGTGCCGCGGAGCTTCGCGGGATCATCGAGACGACCGGCGCCCGGGAGCGGATCGAGCAGATGATCCGGGTTCGGACCGAGGCCGCGCTGGTGGCCCTGCGGGCCGCGGCGGTGGCCGACGAGGCGCGCTCGGCGCTCGTCGCGCTGGCCGGCCAGGCGATCGACCGCCACGCCTGA
- the eboE gene encoding metabolite traffic protein EboE gives MRLRHAGGETVHLGYCTNVHPAEDLAGILGQLDTYAVPVREALGSDLLGLGLWLAAPVAAELADDPGLRRRLRAALDARGLEVVTLNGFPYAAFQAPVVKQDVYHPDWTTEQRLTYTLNLARVLADLLPDDAARGSISTLPLAWRQPWDAGRADAARRRLDQLAAGLAEVQRDTGREVRVAFEPEPGCVVESSGQAAALLSGMDTERMGVCLDLAHLACAWEDPAEALGRLRAAGLPVVKVQVSAAVEAADPAGGADALRRWVEPRFLHQTRGAGCAGLPDPADESYAADDLDEALDRALPGPWRVHYHVPLHAPPEEPLGSTLPVLRAALRALFDGPVAGCDHLDVETYTWGVLPAARRPGTDAELAAGIAAELAFARDELVGLGLTAERTVTMGGTR, from the coding sequence ATGCGGCTGCGGCATGCCGGCGGTGAGACGGTCCACCTGGGCTACTGCACGAACGTGCACCCCGCCGAGGACCTCGCCGGCATCCTCGGTCAACTGGACACCTACGCCGTGCCGGTGCGCGAGGCGCTCGGCAGCGACCTGCTCGGGCTCGGCCTGTGGCTGGCCGCCCCGGTCGCCGCCGAGCTGGCCGACGACCCGGGACTCCGCCGTCGGCTGCGCGCCGCACTGGACGCGCGCGGCCTGGAGGTGGTCACCCTCAACGGCTTCCCGTACGCGGCCTTCCAGGCGCCCGTGGTCAAGCAGGACGTGTACCACCCCGACTGGACCACCGAGCAGCGCCTGACGTACACGCTGAACCTGGCCCGGGTGCTCGCCGACCTGCTGCCCGACGACGCCGCCCGGGGGTCGATCTCCACCCTGCCGCTGGCCTGGCGACAGCCGTGGGACGCCGGGCGGGCCGACGCGGCTCGACGGCGGCTGGACCAGCTCGCCGCCGGCCTGGCCGAGGTGCAGCGCGACACCGGCCGGGAGGTGCGGGTCGCCTTCGAGCCGGAGCCGGGCTGCGTGGTGGAGAGCAGCGGCCAGGCCGCCGCGCTGCTGTCCGGGATGGACACCGAGCGGATGGGCGTCTGCCTCGACCTGGCCCACCTGGCGTGCGCCTGGGAGGACCCGGCCGAGGCGCTCGGGCGACTGCGGGCGGCCGGGCTGCCGGTGGTGAAGGTGCAGGTCTCCGCCGCCGTCGAGGCGGCCGACCCGGCGGGCGGGGCGGACGCGTTGCGCCGCTGGGTGGAGCCGCGCTTCCTGCACCAGACCCGGGGAGCCGGTTGCGCCGGCCTACCCGACCCGGCCGATGAGTCGTACGCGGCGGACGACCTGGACGAGGCGTTGGACCGGGCGCTGCCCGGACCGTGGCGGGTGCACTACCACGTGCCCCTGCACGCCCCACCCGAGGAACCGCTCGGATCGACGCTGCCGGTTCTGCGCGCAGCCCTGAGAGCGCTCTTCGACGGCCCGGTCGCCGGCTGCGACCACCTCGACGTCGAGACGTACACCTGGGGGGTGCTGCCCGCCGCACGGCGGCCCGGCACCGACGCGGAGCTGGCCGCCGGCATCGCCGCCGAGCTGGCCTTCGCCCGGGACGAACTGGTCGGCCTTGGTCTGACCGCGGAGCGAACAGTGACGATGGGAGGGACGCGATGA
- a CDS encoding inositol-3-phosphate synthase gives MRTGVWLVGARGSVATTSIVGGLALRAGLAGPTGCVTELPELRGPALPGFADLVFGGHDLATTPLCKRAETLADAGVIPWRLVAALRDELSVVEQELRPAPVGDTQADRAEAVVRDLTGFRERHELDRVVVVNVSATEPAPQPHPGHADPAALRAALAGPDDVLPVSSLYAYAALLAGCPYVDFTPSTGLRLPALAALAEEAGLPYAGHDGKTGETLVKSVLAPMFAMRNLDVRSWSGFNLLGGGDGATLADPAANAAKVQSKQRVLGETLGYVPQGGTRIEYVEELGDFKTAWDLITFAGFLGTGMRMEFTWHGCDSALAAPLVLDLARLTAAAHAAGRVGPLAELGFFFKDPIGAPTHSLGEQWARLTDFTRHLHAGGNGDHDNVG, from the coding sequence ATGCGAACAGGTGTCTGGCTGGTAGGAGCGCGCGGATCCGTCGCGACCACCAGCATCGTCGGAGGGCTCGCGCTGCGGGCCGGCCTGGCCGGACCGACCGGCTGCGTCACCGAGCTCCCCGAGCTGCGAGGCCCCGCTCTGCCGGGCTTCGCCGACCTCGTCTTCGGCGGTCACGACCTGGCCACCACCCCGCTGTGCAAGCGCGCCGAGACCCTCGCCGACGCCGGCGTCATCCCGTGGCGGCTGGTCGCCGCGCTCCGCGACGAGTTGAGCGTGGTCGAGCAGGAGTTGCGCCCCGCTCCGGTCGGCGACACCCAGGCCGACCGGGCCGAGGCGGTGGTCCGCGACCTGACCGGCTTCCGCGAACGGCACGAGCTGGACCGGGTGGTGGTGGTCAACGTCTCCGCCACCGAGCCGGCCCCGCAGCCGCACCCCGGGCACGCCGACCCGGCCGCACTGCGAGCGGCCCTCGCCGGGCCGGACGACGTGCTGCCGGTCAGCTCCCTCTACGCGTACGCGGCGCTGCTGGCCGGTTGTCCGTACGTCGACTTCACCCCGTCCACCGGGCTGCGGCTGCCCGCCCTGGCGGCGCTGGCCGAAGAGGCCGGCCTGCCGTACGCGGGGCACGACGGCAAGACCGGGGAGACGCTGGTCAAGTCCGTGCTCGCGCCGATGTTCGCGATGCGCAACCTGGACGTGCGCTCCTGGTCCGGGTTCAACCTGCTCGGCGGTGGCGACGGCGCCACCCTGGCCGACCCGGCCGCGAACGCGGCGAAGGTGCAGAGCAAGCAGCGGGTGCTCGGCGAGACGCTGGGCTACGTCCCGCAGGGCGGCACGCGCATCGAGTACGTCGAGGAGTTGGGCGACTTCAAGACCGCCTGGGATCTGATCACCTTCGCCGGCTTCCTCGGCACCGGCATGCGGATGGAGTTCACCTGGCACGGCTGCGACTCCGCGCTGGCCGCGCCGCTGGTGCTGGACCTGGCCCGGCTCACCGCCGCCGCGCACGCCGCCGGGCGGGTGGGCCCGCTGGCCGAGCTGGGGTTCTTCTTCAAGGACCCGATCGGCGCGCCCACCCACTCGCTGGGCGAGCAGTGGGCCCGGTTGACCGACTTCACCAGGCACCTGCACGCCGGTGGGAACGGTGACCATGACAACGTTGGCTGA
- a CDS encoding TatD family hydrolase, whose protein sequence is MRIFDPHIHMTSRTTDDYERMAAAGVRAVVEPAFWLGQPRTSAASFVDYFDSLIGWEPFRAGQFGVRHFATIALNPKEANDPRCRPVLDLLPRYLDKDAVVAVGEIGYDSMTPEEDEAFAAQLALAVAYELPALVHTPHRDKARGCERTLAVVAESGIDAGRVVVDHLNEVTVKLVRDSGCWLGFSIYPDTKMTPSRMVELLREYGTDRMLVNSAADWGRSDPLLTRATGEAMLGAGFSDDDVDKVLWRNPVEFYGQSGRLDLSDLEDPAPVDPETGNSILRGGS, encoded by the coding sequence ATGCGCATCTTCGACCCCCACATCCACATGACCTCGCGCACCACCGACGACTACGAACGGATGGCCGCCGCCGGGGTACGCGCGGTGGTGGAGCCGGCGTTCTGGTTGGGTCAGCCGCGCACCAGCGCCGCGTCGTTCGTCGACTACTTCGACTCGCTGATCGGCTGGGAGCCGTTCCGGGCCGGTCAGTTCGGAGTGCGCCACTTCGCCACGATCGCGCTCAACCCCAAGGAGGCCAACGACCCCCGGTGCCGCCCGGTCCTCGACCTGCTGCCCCGCTACCTGGACAAGGACGCGGTGGTGGCGGTCGGCGAGATCGGGTACGACTCGATGACGCCGGAGGAGGACGAGGCGTTCGCGGCGCAGCTCGCCCTCGCCGTGGCGTACGAGCTGCCGGCGCTGGTGCACACCCCGCACCGGGACAAGGCGCGCGGCTGCGAACGCACTCTGGCCGTGGTCGCCGAGTCCGGCATCGACGCCGGTCGCGTGGTGGTCGACCACCTCAACGAGGTGACCGTCAAGCTGGTCCGGGACAGCGGCTGCTGGCTGGGCTTCTCCATCTACCCGGACACCAAGATGACCCCGTCGCGGATGGTCGAGTTGCTGCGCGAGTACGGCACGGACCGCATGCTGGTCAACTCGGCCGCCGACTGGGGGCGCTCCGACCCGTTGCTGACCCGGGCCACCGGCGAGGCGATGCTGGGGGCCGGGTTCAGCGACGACGACGTCGACAAGGTGCTGTGGCGCAACCCGGTGGAGTTCTACGGGCAGTCCGGGCGACTCGACCTCAGCGACCTGGAGGACCCCGCCCCCGTGGACCCGGAGACCGGCAACTCGATCCTGCGCGGCGGAAGCTGA